AGGATCGTCGGCGCGGCCATGCTCAAACCGACGATGTTGATGAAGTACGGTGCGCCCGCGCGCCCCAGTTCCTGATTCGCGAGGCGCTGGCAGTCCGTGCGCCCGGCTCCGCCGTACTCGGTGGGGTAGTCACAACCGATCAGGCCGGCGCGATAACACGAAAGCTGCCACTCCTGTAGGTAACCGAGCTGCTCGACGGCCGACACTTCGATCGGGGAGATCGGCAGTCGCACGGGCGGCGGCGGCGGCATGTTCTTGCTCAGCCAGTTTCGTGCGTATTCCTGGAACTCGTTTTGCTCGTCGCTCAGCTTCTTGGAACTCATGAGTTCTCCTCTTCGATGCGGCGCAACAGGATCTCGACGATTTCTGGACCGTGGGATTCCTGCAGAAAGTGACCGGCATCGAGGCCGTCGAAACTGGCCTGCGGATAGAAGCTCGCCCATTTCCGGCCCCACTCCTCGGTGAACACTTCGTCGGCTGCTCCCCAGATGAAGTGCACGGGCTTGCTCCAGCTGCGCAAGGCTTCGAAGCAACGCGTCTGCTCGTCGGCATTGCCGCCTTCCGGATCGTCGAATGGCAGCGAAAGCGGAAAGCGCCGCGGTCCGGCTTTCGACGCGCGATCCGGAAACGGTGCTTCGTACATCGAAAACGCGTCCTCTGGACTCAGTGAACTCGAACCGGTGGGAGCATTGTTGCGGAAATGCTGGAGGACGAAACCGCAGCCCTGAATCTGGTCCATCCGGCCGCCTTCGTGCCAGAGCGCGTTCCAATTGCGAAGTGCAGCGCTGTATTCGTGCTCGGGTCCGTGGAGCCATGTGTTCATGATGGTGAGTCGCCTCAGGCGCTCGGGCATGTCGACGGCCTGGCGCAGTCCGATCGGTCCACCCCAGTCCTGGACGAAGATCGTGATGTCGGTCAGATCGAGACTGCGAATCAGGTGGCCCAATGCCTGACTGTGGCGTTCGATCGAATACCAGTCGTCATCGAGGACTTTGTCGCTCTTGCCGAACCCGATGTGGTCGGGAGCCACACAGCGAAAGCCCGCTTCTACCAGGGGTCCGATCATGCGGCGGTATAGATAGGACCACGTGGG
This bacterium DNA region includes the following protein-coding sequences:
- a CDS encoding alpha/beta fold hydrolase; translated protein: MPESFRTPEERFDVLKDYPFESHYLEWEGLRMHYLDEGRVDEGRADEGNDPRPVALLVHGMPTWSYLYRRMIGPLVEAGFRCVAPDHIGFGKSDKVLDDDWYSIERHSQALGHLIRSLDLTDITIFVQDWGGPIGLRQAVDMPERLRRLTIMNTWLHGPEHEYSAALRNWNALWHEGGRMDQIQGCGFVLQHFRNNAPTGSSSLSPEDAFSMYEAPFPDRASKAGPRRFPLSLPFDDPEGGNADEQTRCFEALRSWSKPVHFIWGAADEVFTEEWGRKWASFYPQASFDGLDAGHFLQESHGPEIVEILLRRIEEENS